GCTTCGGCTTTGGGATCGGGCTCGACAGAGGTGAAGAGGGCGCGCGTGTTGTTGTCGGCATCGAAGACCGAAACGGCGAAGCTTTCGTCTAGTGCGTCCTTCAGTCCTGCAGCGACGCCCAGATCGACGAGTGCACGCGCCGCCTGCCGCGCGCGCTCGATGCGCTTCGGCCCGACGATGCTCACCGCCGCGGCCATCACGCTGTTGGGCGCATTGCCGGCTTCACGCGCGGCCTGCGCGGCGCAAAGCGTTATATCGCCATGCAGGTTCACGGCCGCGCCGACCGCCGTATTCACGAGCTTTGCGTCGTTTTCACCGCCCGTTTCGTGCACGAGCGCGAGGCACAGATTCGCCTCCATCGAATGCTGCGATGCCTGGAGCACGCTTACGCCGTGGAGGCTCGCGACCTGGGTTTGCGGATCCATCTGCGATGCGCCTGACGCGTCCTTCATGTTCTCGCGCGGCAGCACGATACCGACTTGCTTATCGAGGGCCGCGATCTGCTGGCCGTATGGCGGCAGTGCGGTGACAGTCGGCAGATCGAGCTCGGCCGGCATTGCGAGTCCGCGCGAGGAGCGGAACCACGGCTTCAGCGCAAGGCTGCCTTCCGGCTCAAAGTCGGGACGTACGCCGTTCAGGCGCATCACGGCGGTGAGCGCGGCGGGTATGTAGGCGATGTTGGTGACGAGAGCGCCCTTTGCGCTGCAAACAGGTTCATCCGGTGAAAACGCCCGATCGACGCCGAACTTCTCCATGAACCAGCGCTCCTTGGCGGCAGCATCGTCGTCGCCGCCCGCGAGCGCGCCAGCGTGGCCGACTGCGCGCGTGAGCTTGCCCTTCCAGCGTCCCACGACGCACGCCACGACCGGCTTCGTAAACTCGGCGTCAAGCTCATAGTAGCCGCCCGGCTCCGAGTACAGAACGGCTGCTTTGCTGCGAGCGTCGTTGGCGAGCGCAAACGCGAATTCGGGTGCGGCGAAGTGGATATACACGTCCTTGCCACTCGACATCAGCGTCGTTGTGCCCCACCCAGCCATGCGCAGGTATGTCGCGATGGTTGTCGTGAAGTTGCCCGAGTTCGAGAAGATGGCGATCGAGCCTTGGCGCAATGCCTCGTCGGGATTGTCGCCGCCGAGCGCGCCGCCGATGCGCACGCGGTTCCACGCGTCGGCCACGCCCAGCGAGTTGCCGCCGAAAATGTCGATGCCGTTCTGCTGGCCCATCGCGCGAATTTCGCGGGAATCGTGCACGGAGAGCTTTTCCGTTACGATGAAGATCTTCTTGAGCTCCGGATTGACGCGAATCAGTTCGGCTACGCCGTCTCGTGCGGCCGAGGGCGGCAGATACACGACGCCGCAGTTGAAGCGGTGCCCGTCCTGCAAGCCTTCGAGCACGTTGTTATAGACGGGAATGTCGCCGAGCGGCGTCTCGAGTGCCTGCCCGCGACGCCCCGGCGA
The sequence above is drawn from the Candidatus Binatia bacterium genome and encodes:
- a CDS encoding CoA-binding protein, giving the protein MFQKGVGEFKYYVGIGSLAQAASREDRVCVLNILGGESRQVTPVGHAYSGGNVVFGTSPGRRGQALETPLGDIPVYNNVLEGLQDGHRFNCGVVYLPPSAARDGVAELIRVNPELKKIFIVTEKLSVHDSREIRAMGQQNGIDIFGGNSLGVADAWNRVRIGGALGGDNPDEALRQGSIAIFSNSGNFTTTIATYLRMAGWGTTTLMSSGKDVYIHFAAPEFAFALANDARSKAAVLYSEPGGYYELDAEFTKPVVACVVGRWKGKLTRAVGHAGALAGGDDDAAAKERWFMEKFGVDRAFSPDEPVCSAKGALVTNIAYIPAALTAVMRLNGVRPDFEPEGSLALKPWFRSSRGLAMPAELDLPTVTALPPYGQQIAALDKQVGIVLPRENMKDASGASQMDPQTQVASLHGVSVLQASQHSMEANLCLALVHETGGENDAKLVNTAVGAAVNLHGDITLCAAQAAREAGNAPNSVMAAAVSIVGPKRIERARQAARALVDLGVAAGLKDALDESFAVSVFDADNNTRALFTSVEPDPKAEA